One window of Dermacentor albipictus isolate Rhodes 1998 colony chromosome 9, USDA_Dalb.pri_finalv2, whole genome shotgun sequence genomic DNA carries:
- the LOC139049518 gene encoding ubiquitin-conjugating enzyme E2 T-like, translated as MLRNVRIQRELEMLNSQLPPGIVCNPVADMLDNFEAAITGASGTPYEGGTFKLNIRIPERYPFEAPVAVFQTPVYHPNVDSTGRICLDVLQMPPKGRWRPSLNLKVVLLSLHALLAQPNPDDPLVPELADQFKYQRDMFNRLAAEHTRRHAMG; from the exons ATGCTTCGCAACGTGCGTATTCAGAGAGAGCTGGAGATGCTAAACTCGCAGTTGCCTCCTGGCATCGTGTGCAACCCGGTCGCCGATATGTTGGACAACTTTGAAGCTG CCATCACCGGAGCTAGCGGAACACCATACGAAGGCGGAACCTTCAAGCTCAACATTCGCATCCCCGAAAG gtACCCGTTTGAGGCACCCGTTGCAGTGTTCCAGACACCGGTGTACCACCCCAATGTGGACTCTACGGGCCGCATCTGCCTAGATGTGCTCCAGATGCCACCGAAG GGTCGCTGGCGGCCATCGCTGAACCTCAAGGTCGTCTTGCTGTCACTTCACGCCCTGCTGGCACAGCCAAATCCGGACGATCCTCTTGTGCCAGAACTT GCTGACCAGTTCAAGTACCAGAGGGACATGTTCAACAGGCTGGCCGCAGAACACACGCGACGACACGCCATGGGCTGA
- the LOC139049520 gene encoding farnesyl pyrophosphate synthase-like, whose translation MPNLAAIALRGWASRWRLPASKRLMAHRLRAQLPPAIASSSATGPSPAVVSAAFHMSSTACVRAESMTSERRRLPRVASANDLPVREAQDDLMSIVLGMDFGEPALAEAMKALGGALEYNLPGGKRTRLLAVVQTYELLAEEAAPHLHLACLVGWCVELLQCYFLMLDDIMDGSTIRRSHPCWYTRPDVGLRAINDALFLDKALGWVLRQRVRSLPCYLPLLELFHEGDLRTVLGQEMDMVSAAASNKCKPTIDLYWATVTFKTAFYSCALPIRAGMLLAGIEDSSLHEQAQEAALALGRIFQVRDDYIDCFGSVEDIGKVGTDIVDRKYSWLLVTALQVASPQQAETIQAHVGRGTPGGADEAAVKAVYRELNLPGLYAAYRENAFRDLDAQINQLPPNLAEVLRLQRDALLKLDS comes from the exons ATGCCGAATCTGGCCGCGATTGCGCTGCGGGGATGGGCGTCACGCTGGCGCTTGCCTGCGAGCAAGAGGTTGATGGCCCACCGACTTCGCGCCCAGCTGCCGCCTGCGATCGCAAGCAGCAGCGCAACGGGCCCATCCCCCGCAGTTGTGTCAGCTGCTTTCCACATGTCATCTACTGCATGTGTCAG GGCGGAGAGCATGACAAGCGAACGGCGACGTCTGCCCCGGGTCGCTTCGGCGAACGACCTGCCGGTGCGCGAGGCCCAGGACGATCTCATGAGCATTGTGCTGGGCATGGACTTCGGCGAGCCGGCCCTCGCCGAGGCGATGAAGGCCCTCGGCGGCGCGCTCGAGTACAACCTCCCGGGGGGCAAGCGCACCCGACTGCTGGCCGTCGTCCAAACCTACGAGCTCCTCGCAGAAGAGGCAGCCCCGCACTTGCACCTGGCCTGCCTGGTTGGCTGGTGCGTTGAACTG CTCCAGTGCTACTTCCTCATGTTGGACGACATCATGGATGGATCAACAATACGCCGCAGCCACCCATGCTGGTACACGCGCCCTGACGTGGGACTGCGGGCCATCAACGATGCCCTCTTCCTCGACAAAGCCCTCGGCTGGGTGCTGCGGCAGCGTGTCCGTTCGCTGCCCTGCTACCTTCCGTTGCTGGAGCTCTTCCATGAGGGTGACCTCCGCACCGTGCTTGGCCAGGAAATGGACATGGTGTCTGCCGCTGCGAGCAACAAGTGCAAGCCCACGATTGACCTCTATTGGGCCACGGTCACATTCAAGACGGCCTTCTACTCCTGCGCTCTGCCCATCCGTGCTGGAATGCTTCTG GCAGGCATCGAGGACAGCTCGTTGCATGAGCAGGCACAGGAAGCAGCGCTGGCCCTCGGCCGCATCTTCCAGGTGCGCGATGACTACATAGACTGCTTCGGCTCGGTCGAGGACATTGGCAAAGTGGGCACTGACATAGTGGACCGCAAATACTCCTGGCTTCTGGTTACTGCTCTTCAAGTGGCGTCACCGCAGCAGGCCGAAACTATACAG GCGCACGTGGGACGTGGTACCCCGGGCGGCGCTGACGAGGCAGCAGTGAAGgcagtctacagggagctgaATCTCCCAGGCCTCTATGCAGCCTACCGCGAAAATGCCTTTCGCGACCTCGATGCCCAAATCAACCAGCTGCCCCCCAATCTGGCCGAAGTGTTGCGTCTCCAGAGGGATGCGTTATTGAAACTAGACTCGTAG